ACACTGTCCCGCATGCTGGATGGGGAAGATCACTTCCGTCCCGGGCCCTCGTGGTCGCGGTGGAATGGTACGACAGTGGCCTTGCCTGATCTTGTCCTTCCATGAATGTCGGCAGCTGGGTTCTACATTCCCGGTGTACAAGAAGCTTCAAACCCCGGTCCCAAAACAAACTGCCATAATCACAGCGTCGCGCCGGTTATCGGCGGAAATGACAGGATTGGTCTCTACCGGGCTGCCGCCAGTTGGTAGGTGTAGAGCAGGGGCGCATCCACACTGGACGCACGTAATTCCAGTGGTCCCGGGTCGGTAACGCTGACCTTGGTTGTCTCCTTCGCGCCGTTGCAGGCTGCCCCCAGTTCCACCAGGTCGTTGCCGGCCGAGCGCACCGTCAGGAAGGCCTTGCCGACGCCTTCGCACACCAGCGTCAACATGTAGGTGCCTGCTTGCACGTCCTTCGTCTGAACCACCGGCTGCCTATTGAGGATTTTACCGGCGTCCGCCGCCACGATTCCCGAGCCAGCGGGAAGCGCGGTAGCCTGCCACGCGGGGACGTCAGCGTTGCCCACCGAGACCTGCCCGGCACAGCCGGAGACGGCCACCAGGGCAGCGGCGGCGGCCACACAGGAAAGGGCGCGCAGAAACTGAGAAGAAAGCTGGAGCATCCCCCTAATTTACCGGCGATCGGCTCCGGCACCCACCAAGCCGTTATTTGATCAGATAACAGCTGATGGCTCAATTTCCCGGTTTTTGGCCTTTTCAACAGTCCCGGGGTGACCGGTCCCGAAGCCCGTCATCATCCCGCAGCCCGTCTTTAAAGGGCGCCGAGGACGTAGATGACGAGGAATCCGAGGAAGAACGTCGCGCCCAGGAGCACCGTCTCTTCCTGCTCGTGTGCCTCGGTCAGCAGCTCCTCCACCGTCAAATACAACAGCGTAGCGGCACCAAAAGCCAATACCAGAGCCAGCACCTCGCCGCTGGCGCCACCTAGGAAGAAGGCGCCGCCGACCGCGCCGACTGCCGTCAGGAGCCCGAGTGCGCTGCTTATAGACCCAGCACGCACACCCGACAGACCCCTGCCCTTGAGCCCGACGGTCAGGGACAAAGCCAGAAAGAGGATTTCGATGGTGAGGGCGATCGTCAGGATCAGCGCCTGCCTGGCACCCAGAACCGTTCCCAACCCAACGAGCAGTCCGTCCAAAAGAAGATCGATTCCGACGGCCACGAGCAGGCCTGCAGGCAGGGAACCGGTCACCGGGGATGCCCTGTCTATTTTCCGACCGAGCGCGCCCAACGTGAGCATCACAGCCGTTCCTCCCGCGAAACCGGCAGTTGCGAACCCTAGATTTCCTTCGGCCCGTAAATCCGGCAGCACCTCCCCGGCCAACGCAGCCAGCACCACACCGGCAGCGAAATGCTGGATTGCACTGGAGAGTTTCAGGCCCGGCGGCCTGAACGCCGCAACGATTGAGCCCAGGACGGCCGCAGCGACAGGAAAACCAACCAGCAATAACGACTGGGTCACGAGATTCACACCGGCACCCCTTTCATCCCCGACTCCTACCCGACGAAGCGAACCTTTCCGATTCACCGGAACCGATCAAATCCCACAGGACTTCGTGCTCCCGCCACGCTATACAGGACCGCCCGGAGAAGAAAGAACCAGCCAGGCAGGTTTTCCCCATAGCCACGCCAAGGGCCTGGGCACCCACCCCCTGCATGACCGAGCAAGGGTAAATGCAGACTCCCACCAGTAGCCGTCAGGTTCAGACAGGCGGTTTAAGGCGGGCCGGATCAGACCCTGTCGCTCTCAGTCATCACCGCACCACCACCAAGGCCCTAGCCTTAGACGTGCACGACGGGTCAACAAAACCGCCCCGCGTCCCTGACACCGCCCCGGCGAGGGCCGACCATCGCCCGGGTCACAGCCGGTCCAATGAGGCAGAAATCTGCCCATCAGGCGCCTCGTTCCGCCGTGAACCACAGCCAGAACAACCGGCAGGGACGCTACTTTTAGCTGCGTCTGAACTGGTGTGATGCGCACGCCTTCAACAATGCCCGGCCTCCCGTTCCTGCAGGAGCATCAACCGCACTCTCGCCTTGGAGTTTCCCCTGCACATCACCAAGCCATCTGAGCGGCCCAAGCTGGAAAAATATGGGGGCGTCTCCCTTCTCTGGGGTCGCACGGCGAATCGACAAAAAGCTTAGCGTCACTTTTTCACAAGCCACCCCAACATTGCGCGTGACCGGCATGCCAGCGAGTCCATTCACCCAAGGACCGTGGCCGGCGGGCTCCTCACGCACGCAGAGCGCCTAGCGAAACCAGCTGCGCTAGAACGCGTCAGAAACCTCCGGGAGGATAACTCGTGGGTCTCCTTTCAGGAACATCCTGCGCGGAGACTGCCCATGGAGCCGCACACGACCGAGCCATCAGCGTCAGGTCAGGTGACACCTGATCCGGCGGCTTGGCTTGGTTCCCGGACTTCCACTTCCTGCCTCGGCTGCAGGCTCTCCCACCCAGGCCAACGGCTCAGCAGTATGATCGTTCGCATCCATGCACCCATACAATCAGAGAGACATGGGACGCCTCAGGTTCGCCTGCGACACCGGCATTTGCCTGCCCCCCCAACGGCCGTCCACGGCCAAGGGCGAATTGCGGATCGATTTCTGAATCTGACAAGAACCGCCACTCTGCGCACCGACATATTCGCTGCTGTCAACCAGCAGTCATATGCGGCCATGAGATTGGCCCTGGACCGGCCGCTGGCGAGTCGATCTGGGTAGAGCCCGCTAAGAGTGCCACTAACCGTTGACCTGCACCACCGTATTAGTTGACCGGAACGAAGGCTCTGGATCTGGTCGCTGGACATGTCGGCGTTGGGAGAACCATCGGGCGGCCGGACCCGATCTTCGGGCCTTTCACCCTTACCGCATGCCGCTTCGGATCCGGGCTTTAACACTCATGAAGGGTTGTTCGGGACAACGGTGCTGCTCCGTCGAGGTGCTGGATTCCGTCGGTGGTGATGAGGACTACGCGGGCTGTTGCGATGTCAAAGAACAGTCCCGTGGCTTGCAGTTGGCCTTTCGCCAGTGCGGGGCCAGCCAGGGGGTGGTCTTCAAGTTTTCGCAGCTGCACGGCCACGTTGACCATGCCCAGCTGGTCCAGCTGACTGTAGCCTGCCGCAGCAGCTGCGGCAGCCACGGGGTGCCCGTCCATCATCTCTTGATGACTCGGCCGGGCATGGTCGAGCCAGGTATTGAAGGCTTCGCCCAAGCCGGGTTCGTCCGGATTACCGCCGGATCCGGCGTTTGCGATGACGGCCTTCATGGCGCCGCAGTTTGAGTGGCCACAGATCACGATCGACTCCACGCGCAGCCCGGTCAGTGCGAAGGACAGGGCCGACTCAATGGAGGCATCCTCTCCGGCGTTGCACACGACGTTGCCGATGTTGCGCAGGGTCAGCAGGTCACCGGGGCCGCTGCTGGTAATCAGGTTGGGGTTGACCCGTGAGTCCACGCAGGCCACGAACAGGGTGTCGGGATTTTGACCCTCCGCGAGGTCCTGAATGAGCGGGAGTACCTTGTCCGCATGGCGGCGGTGGTATTTGTCGACGCCCAGAAGGATGGAGCGCAGACGGAGTCGCTCGACGTCGTCAATGCCGTCAGGCTGCCGGCTTGCCCTGGGCTGCAGCGGAAGTTCCAGTGCCTCCTGGCGTTGGGGGGTGTTGTCGACTGCATCCTGGAATGCCGTGTTTCCATGCTCTTCGATGAGGACGGATCCTCCGGTCGCGGTGTGCTGCTTCTTCCAGGCGACCAGGGCCTCGTGAAAGGCATGATCCACATAGTCCGCGCTGAGCTCTACCAGTACGTCCGCGCTTTCGGGAACCGAGTGCAGCACCCTGTTCAGCCGGGGCAGCGCGAAGAAACTGCAGGAACCGGCGATGCTGACGCGCCAGAGGCCGTCCGGGCCGGAGGGTGAGGGCAGCGCCTGGATCGACGCGCGAAGCACACGCCACAACACAAACACGGCAGCCACTGCCAGGCCGATCATGACGCCTTCCAGGAGGTTGAGGATGATCACACACAGGAGCGTCACGGAGTAGACCATTATCTCTCCGGTGCGCAGGCTGGTCCTGATGTCCGCGATCTTGACCAGGCGGGTGCCGATCACGATCAGCAGCCCGGCCAGCACAGTCAGCGGGATCAGCTGGATCAGCCCGGCGAACAGGGCAGAGAACACCAGCACCCAGACACCGTGGAGCACCGCCGACTTCCGGGTCCGGGCGCCGGCCTCCACGTTGGTGGCGCTTCGCACGATCACTCCGGTCACCGGGAGCCCGCCAAGCAACCCGGAAATAAGGTTCGCCGAGCCCTGACCCATCAGTTCGCGGTTCAGGTTCGTGCGGGGACCGGTGTGCATCTTGTCCACCGCCACCGCTGACAGGAGCGATTCGATGCTGGCGATCAGCGCCACCGAAACGACCGCCATGGCAGCTGTGGCCCAGCTCCCGCCGGGCATCTGGGGCAACGCCACGGCATCGAACACCGATCCGGAAAGAGTGATCCGCTCAACCCCTGGAGCGACCGCAATAGAGACAGCCGTGCCGGCCACGACGGCGACCAAGGGCCCGGGCACCTTCCGGATTGCTGACGGCAGGTGCCTCCATGCCACGAGCAGCCCGATGACCAGCAGGCCCAGCAGTGCAGAGTGCAGTTCCACCCTGGTGATCGCTTCGGGAAGCCGGGCAAGGTTTTCCAGCGGTGAGCCGGCAGGCTTTGAACCGAGCAGGACTTGGAGTTGCTGCAGGACAATGGTGACTCCGATGCCGGCGAGCATTGCACGGACCACTACCGGGGAGACCGCCAGCGCAACCCGCCCCGCCCGGCTGAGACCCAGCAGTAGCTGCACGATGCCGGCCGCGGCCGTGATCGCGCACGTCGCCGCCCAGCCGAACTCGTCAACGAGCCCGGCCACGACGACCGTCAGGCCTGCCGCCGGCCCGCTCACCTGAAGGGGAGAGCCTCCCAGAGCGCCGGCCACGATGCCGCCAACCGCGGCTGCGATCAGGCCCGCCATGACAGGTGCGCCGGAAGCCGCGGCGATACCGAGCGACAGCGGCAGGGCAACCAGGAACACCACCAGCGAAGCCGGAGCATCAGCCCGGAGGCCATCCAGGAATGCCCTGCCCCGGGGCGGACCGGCGGGCCCGGGCGGAGCTGCCGGACCATGCGCTGCGGGGGACGGGGCGAGGGTAGTTGACTTCTCAGTCGGTTGGGCCATGATTTCCTTCTACGGAGGCAGTGGTCCCTTGCAACGTATAACGGCAAGGTAACAACGGGATGTCCGGGACCTGAGTGTTTCCTGTGACCAGCGGGGCCCCTGTGATTATTCGCGCGCCGAGCACCGCCATCGCAGAAGGAACGCGAGGGTGGGGGCGAATGTTGGGAATGAAGTTGCCATGGCGGCGGGACTCAAATGCCGCAGGGGTCCCTGGCCAGAAAGGCCTTCCCCCCCCGCCCTCTCGCATTCCAGCGTCAAAGTGTACGTACCTGCCGCACGGCCGGCCCACGGGCCGCACGCCAAGGATCCTGCCGTCGGCCCGAGCGGGCATCCTGTCCGTTCCCGGAGTGCCGTTGCCTGCCAGGAGAGTGTCCGCCGTCTCCACCGATGGCTGCGGCGCGCGGCCGGAACGGCTGCTATGACTAACGATGGGTGGCCCCCAACGGGTTATGGCAGCCCGGGGCTCCGAGGCAGGTCCCGGCGCCCCACCAGCACGGCTGCCCCTCCCGTTATCAGGCTCAGTAGGAGAAGCACCCAGCCCGCAACAGTGAGGATGGACGCGAGAGTCACTGTGCCGGTGTCGGGGGTTGACGGGGTCAGTGCCGCGTCAACGGCGAAGTTTGCCCCTAGCCGGATGAGGACGAACAGCATCGGAGGCGCCCACAACGCCCACCGCAGGGTCTTGACGGGCACCCGTGTGCCGATCAGCAGGAGCCAGCTGAAGCCGAAAATCAGTGGAAACAGGGTCCCGGCGGTCTTGTGGATGTAGCTGAGCTGGCCGCGGGCGTCGTCGTCCATGACGGCGCGCAGCTGTCCAACGTACTCGGTGGAGAAACCACCCATGAGGGAATCGGGCATCGCCAGCCCGCCGGACAGTTGGGTCATTTGATTCAGTGTGAGCAGGTGGAGGTACCAGAACAGGAAAAGGCTGGCCACGACGCCGGCAATGACGATCAGGTTGCTGTTGCCCTCCGCCTTCTGCGGTGACCGGGTGGTCGTGGGTTTCATGATCGCCGGTGGCAGCTGCTGGTCTGGTAGCGCCGCTTTGCTGCCGTGCTTTTTGATGCGCTGGGCGCGTGTCTTGGCCATTGCCTCATTATCCCGCTACGGCTTGATCCATTAGGCCAAACAACCTGATCGAACAGCCAGAAACCACTGCCCCCCG
The DNA window shown above is from Arthrobacter sp. FW305-BF8 and carries:
- a CDS encoding ZIP family metal transporter; this encodes MNLVTQSLLLVGFPVAAAVLGSIVAAFRPPGLKLSSAIQHFAAGVVLAALAGEVLPDLRAEGNLGFATAGFAGGTAVMLTLGALGRKIDRASPVTGSLPAGLLVAVGIDLLLDGLLVGLGTVLGARQALILTIALTIEILFLALSLTVGLKGRGLSGVRAGSISSALGLLTAVGAVGGAFFLGGASGEVLALVLAFGAATLLYLTVEELLTEAHEQEETVLLGATFFLGFLVIYVLGAL
- a CDS encoding SulP family inorganic anion transporter translates to MAQPTEKSTTLAPSPAAHGPAAPPGPAGPPRGRAFLDGLRADAPASLVVFLVALPLSLGIAAASGAPVMAGLIAAAVGGIVAGALGGSPLQVSGPAAGLTVVVAGLVDEFGWAATCAITAAAGIVQLLLGLSRAGRVALAVSPVVVRAMLAGIGVTIVLQQLQVLLGSKPAGSPLENLARLPEAITRVELHSALLGLLVIGLLVAWRHLPSAIRKVPGPLVAVVAGTAVSIAVAPGVERITLSGSVFDAVALPQMPGGSWATAAMAVVSVALIASIESLLSAVAVDKMHTGPRTNLNRELMGQGSANLISGLLGGLPVTGVIVRSATNVEAGARTRKSAVLHGVWVLVFSALFAGLIQLIPLTVLAGLLIVIGTRLVKIADIRTSLRTGEIMVYSVTLLCVIILNLLEGVMIGLAVAAVFVLWRVLRASIQALPSPSGPDGLWRVSIAGSCSFFALPRLNRVLHSVPESADVLVELSADYVDHAFHEALVAWKKQHTATGGSVLIEEHGNTAFQDAVDNTPQRQEALELPLQPRASRQPDGIDDVERLRLRSILLGVDKYHRRHADKVLPLIQDLAEGQNPDTLFVACVDSRVNPNLITSSGPGDLLTLRNIGNVVCNAGEDASIESALSFALTGLRVESIVICGHSNCGAMKAVIANAGSGGNPDEPGLGEAFNTWLDHARPSHQEMMDGHPVAAAAAAAGYSQLDQLGMVNVAVQLRKLEDHPLAGPALAKGQLQATGLFFDIATARVVLITTDGIQHLDGAAPLSRTTLHEC